The proteins below come from a single Treponema phagedenis genomic window:
- a CDS encoding type III restriction-modification system endonuclease, whose translation MTGTKKKEMKFQFKTQKFQTEAVESVVRVFAGQPNSGMSKYRFDLGKREGQGVHDSQKYRQPILVFENEDERRRHLTELYHKANLQISEEDMEFIEAAYRNTDIKLSDEELLKNIQTLQKENNIKYSNNLVKELGTVSIDVEMETGTGKTYCYIKTMFELHKNYGWSKFIVVVPSIAIREGVKKSFEITQEHFMELYGLKARFFIYDSDNLHQLEEFSQSSGINVMIINMQAFNTKKNKRIIYDKRDRFNSRRPIDLIKANRPIIILDEPQKMQGAATQEALKKNFNPLFSINYSATHKKSHNLVYVLDALDAFKKKLVKKIEVKGFDVKNIGGSECYLYLSSIDISPKKPPRARLELKVKRANEIKRETYFFNVGDSLYIKSNNLEQYKNISIAEISPIRSLVTFSNGEELAVGEASGDISEDYIRRIQIRETIASHFEKEEALFTQGIKCLSLFFIDKVDKYRQYNKEGDALLGDYGKIFEEEYEAALKNVLDDKNLSPDYAKYLRRINVQSTHCGYFSIDKKTGRSVDSKIKRGDSFSNDDSAYDLILKNKERLLSFEEDARFIFSHSALREGWDNPNVFQICALKHSNSDTTRRQEVGRGLRLCVNIEGERQDAEVLGEALVHSVNKLTVVANESYNKFIDGLQKDIEEALYERPRTLSIDYFEHRSLYLPDGETFTFEAAEARAAYNYFVRNEYIDDNGKVTDVYRDASETGNFAPLPEKLAPVADSIHNLVQGIYAPSGLEGLMSNGHCAKVKENSINNDNWEKFKELWEQINKRYAYTVDFESAELIQKSIEAINKELFVPKPMYKRTTGEQEGEVFKTQATQTIILDRVAGNFVEYDLIGKIAEHTTLTRKTVAAILKGITREKLNLFAYNPEIFISKISDIINSQKAAVVIEHISYKISGEDPYSQDIFNTSRSSDEFKKAFTAKRSIQNYVFVDGSVKDSVEGKFASALDNADEVIVYAKLPKGPRGFYIPTPVGNYSPDWAISFKKGTVKHIFFIAETKGSMDSLQLRPIEQTKIFCAKKLFNELKLEESKVRYHEVDSYDTLLEVMGKIK comes from the coding sequence ATGACAGGCACAAAAAAAAAGGAAATGAAATTTCAATTTAAAACACAGAAATTTCAAACTGAGGCCGTTGAAAGTGTTGTAAGGGTTTTTGCAGGACAGCCCAATTCCGGCATGAGTAAATATCGCTTTGACTTAGGTAAGCGTGAAGGGCAGGGCGTGCACGACTCTCAAAAATATAGACAACCCATCTTGGTGTTTGAAAACGAAGATGAAAGACGCCGGCATCTTACCGAACTATATCATAAAGCCAATTTACAAATCTCCGAAGAGGATATGGAGTTTATCGAAGCCGCTTACCGCAATACCGATATCAAATTGTCTGATGAGGAACTACTGAAAAATATTCAGACCCTGCAAAAAGAAAATAATATTAAATACTCGAATAATCTTGTTAAAGAATTGGGTACCGTCTCCATCGATGTAGAAATGGAAACAGGCACGGGCAAAACCTATTGCTATATTAAAACAATGTTTGAGCTTCATAAAAATTACGGTTGGAGTAAATTCATTGTAGTTGTGCCGAGCATTGCCATCCGCGAGGGTGTAAAAAAATCATTTGAAATAACGCAAGAACATTTTATGGAGCTTTACGGTTTAAAGGCTCGGTTCTTTATCTACGATTCAGACAACCTTCATCAGTTGGAAGAGTTTTCTCAGTCCTCCGGAATTAACGTGATGATTATCAATATGCAAGCCTTTAACACCAAAAAGAACAAGCGTATTATCTATGACAAGCGTGACCGGTTCAACAGCCGCAGACCGATTGATCTCATTAAGGCAAACCGCCCGATTATTATACTCGATGAACCGCAAAAAATGCAGGGAGCGGCTACGCAGGAGGCATTAAAGAAAAACTTCAATCCGTTGTTTTCTATCAATTATTCTGCAACTCACAAGAAAAGTCACAACCTTGTCTACGTGCTTGATGCTCTCGATGCTTTTAAAAAAAAGCTTGTTAAAAAAATTGAAGTAAAGGGCTTTGATGTAAAAAATATTGGTGGCTCAGAGTGCTATCTCTATCTTTCTTCAATTGATATAAGCCCTAAAAAGCCGCCGCGTGCCCGCTTGGAACTTAAAGTAAAACGCGCCAATGAAATAAAACGCGAAACCTATTTTTTTAATGTTGGCGATAGTTTGTATATAAAGTCAAATAATCTTGAACAATATAAAAATATTTCCATTGCGGAGATTAGCCCTATTAGGTCTTTAGTAACATTTAGTAACGGTGAAGAACTTGCTGTGGGCGAAGCAAGCGGAGATATAAGCGAAGACTATATCCGCCGTATTCAAATTCGTGAAACCATCGCCTCTCATTTTGAAAAAGAAGAAGCCTTATTTACGCAAGGCATTAAGTGTCTTTCACTTTTCTTTATCGATAAAGTAGATAAGTATCGCCAATACAATAAAGAAGGAGATGCACTGCTTGGAGACTACGGAAAAATATTTGAAGAAGAGTACGAGGCTGCATTAAAGAACGTGTTGGACGATAAGAATTTAAGTCCCGATTATGCTAAATACTTACGACGGATTAATGTGCAGTCTACGCATTGCGGTTATTTTTCAATTGATAAAAAAACAGGACGCTCAGTCGACAGCAAGATTAAACGCGGTGACAGCTTCTCGAATGATGACTCCGCCTATGATCTTATTCTCAAAAACAAAGAACGCCTTCTCTCATTTGAAGAAGATGCGCGGTTTATTTTTTCGCATTCGGCTTTGCGCGAAGGCTGGGATAATCCTAATGTCTTTCAGATTTGCGCATTAAAACATTCTAATAGCGATACTACAAGACGACAGGAAGTCGGGCGAGGTTTGCGCCTTTGTGTAAACATTGAAGGCGAGCGGCAAGACGCTGAAGTCTTAGGCGAAGCCCTTGTCCATAGTGTAAACAAGCTTACAGTTGTTGCAAACGAAAGTTATAACAAATTTATTGACGGCTTACAAAAAGATATTGAAGAGGCCCTTTATGAACGTCCGCGAACACTAAGTATTGATTATTTTGAGCATAGAAGTTTATATTTACCGGACGGTGAAACTTTTACCTTTGAAGCTGCAGAAGCAAGAGCTGCATATAATTATTTTGTCCGCAACGAGTATATCGATGATAATGGCAAAGTGACGGATGTCTATCGCGATGCAAGCGAAACCGGTAACTTTGCTCCGCTGCCGGAAAAACTCGCTCCTGTTGCCGACAGCATTCATAATCTTGTGCAAGGCATTTACGCTCCTTCAGGTTTGGAAGGGCTTATGTCCAACGGACACTGCGCAAAGGTGAAGGAGAATTCTATCAATAATGATAACTGGGAAAAATTCAAAGAGCTATGGGAGCAAATTAACAAACGCTATGCCTACACTGTAGATTTCGAAAGTGCCGAGCTTATACAAAAATCTATTGAGGCAATTAACAAAGAACTCTTTGTGCCCAAGCCCATGTATAAGCGTACCACAGGCGAGCAGGAAGGTGAGGTGTTCAAAACGCAGGCAACGCAAACAATAATCCTCGATAGGGTGGCGGGCAACTTTGTCGAGTATGATCTTATCGGCAAAATTGCGGAACACACAACGCTCACCCGGAAAACAGTTGCCGCAATATTAAAAGGAATTACAAGAGAAAAATTAAACTTGTTTGCGTACAATCCCGAAATTTTTATTTCTAAAATATCAGACATTATAAACAGTCAAAAAGCTGCTGTTGTCATAGAACATATCTCTTATAAGATAAGCGGTGAAGATCCATACAGCCAAGATATTTTTAACACGAGCCGCTCTTCCGATGAGTTTAAAAAAGCTTTTACTGCAAAGCGTTCTATTCAAAACTATGTGTTTGTTGACGGATCTGTAAAAGACAGTGTTGAAGGAAAATTTGCATCCGCTCTTGATAATGCCGACGAAGTTATTGTTTATGCTAAGTTACCGAAGGGACCGCGCGGGTTTTATATCCCCACGCCTGTTGGAAATTATTCTCCTGACTGGGCGATCTCGTTTAAAAAAGGTACGGTAAAACATATTTTCTTTATCGCCGAAACAAAGGGCTCGATGGACAGTTTACAGCTACGCCCGATAGAGCAAACAAAAATTTTTTGTGCTAAAAAATTATTTAATGAACTTAAACTCGAGGAAAGCAAGGTGCGCTATCACGAGGTGGATAGTTATGATACGTTACTCGAGGTAATGGGAAAGATTAAATAG
- a CDS encoding IS3 family transposase encodes MADTRQQWIDEKTIKGARHGATASLWNFYLWFVYEFCLLTLEYQAKHRLESALQRGRLRAAEALLHSDQGTTYTSHAYREKLTELGMIQSMSRRGNCWDNACIENFFGTIKCESGYYDTLKNGLLTYKQMEELIGKYIEFFNNERIQKKLGWKSPVDFRTQVA; translated from the coding sequence TTGGCAGATACCCGCCAACAATGGATCGACGAAAAAACCATAAAAGGAGCTCGACACGGCGCAACGGCGAGTCTTTGGAATTTCTATCTTTGGTTTGTCTACGAGTTTTGCCTGCTTACGCTGGAGTATCAGGCAAAACATCGTTTGGAATCAGCACTCCAAAGGGGCAGGTTACGGGCTGCCGAAGCCCTGCTACATAGCGATCAAGGAACAACGTATACATCACATGCGTACCGAGAAAAACTGACTGAGCTTGGGATGATACAAAGTATGAGCCGGCGTGGAAACTGTTGGGATAATGCCTGCATAGAAAACTTTTTTGGAACCATTAAATGTGAAAGTGGTTATTATGATACATTGAAAAATGGATTACTCACTTATAAACAGATGGAAGAACTTATAGGTAAGTACATTGAATTCTTTAACAATGAAAGAATTCAAAAAAAATTAGGTTGGAAGTCACCTGTTGATTTTAGAACGCAGGTTGCTTAA
- a CDS encoding IclR family transcriptional regulator, which translates to MVEEKIQSIERVFKILEAFKHFSDGAGLTELSEYVDLHKSTVHRFLSTLIVLGYVKKDENNKYNLTLKLYTLARHKTTDLDLITICHKHLKEFSKTINEVIHLVMQDDIYAVYIDKIDSTNAITLQSKVGRRALLVSTSVGKAMLSNCSYDEIREIWDRSSQVKTTENRITDFNVFCKELEKIRQTRIAVDNEENELGVYCVGTAIYGATGEVKGAISITGPTFRMKEKINDELYAKLLHTADIISKELGYAIDS; encoded by the coding sequence ATGGTAGAAGAAAAGATTCAATCTATTGAAAGAGTATTTAAAATACTGGAGGCGTTTAAACATTTTTCAGATGGGGCGGGACTTACGGAGTTAAGCGAATATGTTGATTTACATAAATCAACTGTTCATAGGTTTTTAAGCACATTGATTGTTCTTGGGTATGTAAAAAAAGATGAAAATAATAAATATAATTTAACTTTAAAGTTGTACACGTTAGCACGGCATAAAACAACGGACTTGGATTTAATAACAATCTGTCACAAACATTTAAAAGAGTTTTCTAAAACCATTAATGAAGTGATTCATTTAGTGATGCAAGATGATATTTATGCGGTATACATTGATAAAATTGATTCCACTAATGCAATCACATTGCAATCAAAGGTTGGAAGGAGGGCTTTGCTTGTAAGTACTTCGGTCGGCAAAGCAATGCTCTCCAACTGTTCATATGATGAAATACGTGAAATTTGGGATAGGAGTTCTCAGGTAAAGACTACCGAAAATCGCATTACCGATTTTAATGTATTTTGCAAAGAGTTGGAAAAGATCCGACAGACAAGAATCGCCGTTGATAACGAAGAGAACGAGCTTGGCGTATATTGTGTCGGCACTGCTATATACGGAGCAACCGGAGAAGTAAAAGGGGCAATATCGATAACCGGACCGACTTTCAGAATGAAAGAAAAAATCAATGACGAGCTTTACGCAAAACTTTTACATACTGCGGATATTATTTCAAAAGAATTGGGATATGCAATTGACTCTTAA